TCTCCTGTTTTCATGGTCAGGTTCACACCTTTTAAAATCTTTTTATCTTCGATTGATACGTGTAAATTTTTAATCTCTAAAACGGACATGTATAATTCCCTCCAACTTAAAAATAATTATTTTATCGTTCTCATTCATTTTATCCTAATTGAGAATGATAAGCAATCTCTTTACTAGAATAATTCTTAATTAAGCTAGCTTTTGTTTGTGAAAAAGTGGACTTAATTAGAATCTTTCTAAATTAACTATTGTTCTTTTATTTGGATTTTACTCTGTTACTTGCTTTTATACATTCCTAATTACTTTGATTTTCCCCACATATTGTGAGATAATTTACAACGATTTCAGAATAATTTTGACTAGAGCAAAAATCATTTTGTCCAGCCAATCGAAAAGAGGGTTTTTAATGTCTAAAAAAGGCATCATTCTTGTTAATCTTGGTACACCAGATAAACCTGAAACCAAGGAAGTTCGAGCTTATCTTAAACGCTTTTTAGGAGATAAACGAGTGATCGATACTAATCGTTTGATTTGGCTTCCTGTTTTACATGGGATCATTCTACGAACCAGACCAAAAAAATCTGCTGCTTTGTACCAACAAATCTGGCAAGAAGCTGGTTCACCTTTACTTATTTATACTCAATCACAAACGAAGCAACTGCAAGCACGCTTTCCAGATCAAGTTGTGCGTTATGCCATGTCATACAGCAGCCCTTTGATTCCAGAAGTGTTACAAGAGATGCATGATTTAGGGGTAACTGATTTGACGATCATTCCATTGTATCCCCAATATTCAACAACGACTACAGCGCCAATATTCGACGAAGTAGCAAAATTTTATTTGAAAGCTGAGGCGATTCCTAGCTTACATTTTATTCAATCATTTTATGATGAGCCATTATATATCAAAGCCTTAGCGAATCAAATCAAACAAGCTTTAACAGAAAGAAAAATAGATAAAATTGTGTTCTCTTATCACGGTATTCCAGTTTCTTATGTAGAAAAAGGCGATCATTATTTAGAGCATTGTCAACAAACGACCCAAGCTGTTATGGAACAGGTCGGTGATGTTTCGCACATTAGCACCTTTCAATCGAAATTTGGACCTGCTGAATGGCTGACACCAGCTACTGATCAAACGTTAAAAGAGTTACCTAAGCAGGGAGCTAAAAATATTTTGATTCTGACACCTGGTTTTGTTTCTGACTGTTTAGAAACGATAGAAGAAATTGAAAAAGAAAATTATGGCTATTTTATGGAAAATGGCGGTGAACATTTCCACTATATTCATCCATTTAATGCTGATCCTATTTTCATTGATATTTTAGAAAAAATGATACAAAAATAATAAAAAGAGACAGAAAAAATCGATTAAAATTTTTTCTGTCTTTTTTATTATTTATCTACTGGTTTTACAGATCCATCCCATTTTTCAAGAATCCAATCTTGGATTTCTTTACTATGCAATGCATCAACTAATTTTTTGATCTTATCACTATCTTTATCTTCAGAACGAACAGCCACAATATTTACATATGGTGAGTTGTCTTTTTCAAGTAAAACTGAATCTTTCAACGGGTTCAACCCTGCGCTATAAGCAAAGTTAGCGTTGATTGCTACAAGATCTGCTTCATCGTTATTGTACGTTGTAGTTAGTACCTCTGGATTGATATTATGGATAAATTTCAAGTTTTTAGGATTTTTATCAATATCTTCAAATGTCGCTGTTTCTAAGTCAACACCATCTTTAACCGTAACTAAATCTGCATCTTGTAAAATCGTAATAATTCGACCCCAGTCAGATTCTGAATTTGACGTAATGATCGTTGCACCGTCTTTTAAGTCTTTAATATCTTTGATTCGTTTTGAGTATAGACCCATCGGCTCAATATGAATACCGCCAGCATTGGCAAAATCATATTTGTTTTCTTTGACTTGTAAATTAAAGTACGGAATATGCTGGAAGTAATTGGCATCAATATCACCTTCAGCTAAGTTTTTATTTGGTAAGATGTAGTCATCGAATTGAACGATTTCTAAATCAACACCTTCTTTTTTCAAAATTGGTTTAACTTGTTCAAGGATTTCTGCATGAGGTGAAGCTGATGCACCGACTTTTAAAACTGAAGATTCTTTTGCAGATCCTGCTGATTTACTATCAGTTGTTTTGTCCTTTGCGCCTCCACAAGCAACTAAACCAAATGTTACAACTGCCAATGCTGCTAAACCGAATAATTTCTTTTTCATCATATATTTCCTCCAATTATGTTCTATTTTGATTGTTTATCGTTTGTCAGAGCGTTTCACTAATTGATCGCCGACAAACTGAATAATAAACACAATAACCAAGATTAAAACTGTTGCAACCAACGTGACTGTATTATTGTTACGACTAAATCCTTCTTGATATGCTAAACCACCAAGACCGCCGCCACCGATGATCCCAGCCATTGCTGTAAAGCCAATCATTGTGATCGTTGTTAGCGTTACACCCGATAATAACGCTGGTGTGCTTTCAGGGATCAAGACTTTAAAGATTTTTTGAATTTTAGAAGCCCCCATTGCATCTGCTGCTTCTAGCACACCACTGTCTACTTCACGAAAAGCAATTTCGACTAAGCGGGCATAAAATGGCGCAGCTGATACGATCAATGATGGAATTGCTGCCTTTGCGCCAATTCCTGTGCCAACTAATTTTCTTGAAAAGTCCATCAACAAGATAATCAACACGATATAAGGAATCGAGCGGAAAATATTGCTAACGACTGATAAAATACTATAGCAAATTTTTGCAAAAGGTGATTTGTTACGGCTTAAACTGTATAATAACAAACCTAATAAAAAACCAATAATAATAACAAAAATCATCGCAACGACCGTCATAAATAATGTATCAATCGCCGCCTGCTGCATTGATTCTGGATTCACTCGGCTAAAGTTTAAATATTTCTCTGCAAATGTTTCATTCGCCACGGTGAATCACCTCCATCACAACTTCTTTTTCATTGAAAAATGCCAATGCCTTATCTATTTCACTCGTTGTTCCTGTAATCATGACAGTCAAGGTCCCAAAGGCTCCTTCTTTTGCTTGTTGAACTTGACCTTGAACCACATTGATATCTACAGCAAACTGACGAATTGCTTGTGAGATCACAGGCTCGTTGGCATTATCACCGCTAAATTGTAGTGTTGCGACAAGTCCTGCTGGATTTTCTTTGATCAGCTCTTGTAACAGCTCTTCTGTATCTTCTTTTGGTTCTAATTCCTGTTGAACAAAACGTTTCGTAACAGCTTGTTTAGGATGTCTAAAGACCTCTAAAACATCCCCTTCTTCAACGATTTGGCCCTGTTCCATTACCGCAACTTTGTTGCAGATTTTGCGGATCACATGCATTTCGTGGGTAATCAATACAATGGTTAAGTTCAACGTTTGATTGATTTCCAAAAGCAGATCCAATACTTCATCTGTAGTCTGTGGATCTAATGCACTTGTTGCTTCATCACAAAGTAAAATTTCAGGGTTATTAGCTAATGCTCGAGCAATCCCTACACGTTGTTTTTGTCCACCCGATAATTGACTTGGATAAGCATCTCCACGACCTTCTAATCCAACTAAGCTTAAAAGTTCTTGTGCTCGTTCTTTTCTGACTTTCTTTGGAACATTTGCTAGCTCTAAAGGTAACATAATATTCTCTAAAATCGTTCTTGACCATAATAGATTAAAGTGCTGAAAAATCATCCCAATCTTTTTACGAAATTGGCGTAATTCTCGGTTGGCCATTTGGGCAACATTTTGACCTTGAATAATGACTTCACCTTGTGTTGGTAATTCTAGACCATTTAATAAACGAACCAAGGTACTTTTACCAGCGCCTGAATAACCAACGATTCCATAAATATCTCCTTGATCGACCGTTAGTGAAACATCATTCACCGCTGTTACTTGCCCGCTTTTACCGGAAAATTGTTTTTGTACGTTTTGTAATTCGATTAGAGGCATTTCTTTCCCTCCACTTTCTTTGGTTTTGCTTCTTTTTTATTATACTACATGATTTGCTTTACGTTGTGAAATAGCTGGTAGATTATTTTTTATAATACAGTGTGATTAATCTACTGCCTGGAATGTAATTCACTAGTAAGGAAACTTCTCTCACTTCGTTCGCCAAGTACTGTTCAACATCAGTTTACTTTTTAAACTGTGTTGAACATGCAAAAAGCTTCCGCCCCATGTCATCGATCTGACAAAAGGACGAAAGCTTGCCTTTCGTGTTACCACCTTGATTTACCATTATTTCACAATAATAGCCTTATACAGTACTTGAATTCGCATACTGTTGTGCTATAACGGGCACTCCCGTAATAAGTTCACATGCGCTCACTTATTCTGCTCAAAGACCATCTTCCATCTCAACTATGCTGCCCATTTTCAGCGAACAAGGCTCTCTTCAAACACGTTTGACATGTACTCTTCTTTTCAAAGCTTTCACTTTATATTGATGAAATTATAGCAATATCCAAATCGCTTGTCAATCATTTTCACGCTTGATTTAATTCTGCTTCATCGATATCGGTTAGAATGGCGATCCAAGCGTTCTTTTGATCAGGATCATCCAATGTACTCGGATCTTGTTCAGCCGCTTCATTGATCGCTGAAATCGTCCCGCTAAGAGGTGTACTAAATTCACTGACTGCTTTTTCAGCTTCCAATTCGATCAATGAATCTCCTTTTTTCAACGTTTGCCCTACTTTCGGCATGGTTGCAAACGTAATATTGCCTAGATCTTCTTGCGCTTCATTGGTCAAACCGATTTTATAGCCAGCATCTGTTTTTAAGAGCCACAAGCTATCGATTATTTTCAATTCTTCCGCCATTATTGAGTAGCTCCTTTGTAATCAGATTCTTTAAATCCGTTTGCTAAAAATTGCTCTCCTTTAACAAAAATCGGACGTTTGATCAACATACCATCAGTTGCTAATAATTCACTTGCTTCCTTGATTGAAAAGTCGTTGACTTTATCTTTCAAACCTTGTTCTCTATAGCGGATGCCGCTTGTATTAAAGAAACGGCGGACTGGTAAATCACTTTGCTCCATCCAACTTGCTAATTGTTTTGCAGTGGGTGGATTTTCGATCATATCGATTGTTTCGTATTTTACCTGATGCTCATCTAACCAAGCCTTTGCTTTCTTACAAGTTGAACATTTTGGATACCAGAAAAATGTGTACATTTTAACGCCTTCTTTCATTTAATAGTCTTCGATCGTTGCTTCTTTTTGATATTTCATTGACATAATCAATCCTACGCCTAACATATTGCCCAAAATCGAGGAACCACCTTGACTAATAAATGGTAATGGAATTCCTGTTAAAGGCAATAGCCCAATATTTGCACCAATATTTTCAAATACATGGAACAGAATCATCATGATAATCCCTGTTGCAATGTAGGCATAAAATTCATTATTTGTCTCAAAACAAACACGAATCATGCGGTAAATCAAGATAAAGTATAGCAAAATAATAAAACAGCCGCCAATGAAACCAAAGTTCTCACCGACAACAGTGAAAATCATATCTGACTCTCTAACTGGCACATAAACATCACTGACATTGTAGCCTTTACCAAGTAAACCACCTGAACCAATCGCAGTTATTGCTAATGCTGGTTGGAAAGAACGATCTGGATCATGATGAAAAGGATTCATCCATAAATCGATTCGGTCAAATTGATAAGGTTTAAAGCCAACAGAATACAAAAATTCACGTCCCGTAGTCGTTGTCACTAAATAAATTGTTCCTGCACCTATTAGTAACGCAGCCAAAAATGTTGGTAAAATAATTTTCCAAGTAATCCCTGACATTAAAAATACTCCGCCAAAAATGGCTAAGAAAACCAACATCGTCCCAAAATCGTCTTGTAGTAAAATTAGAATAATGACTGGCATCGTGACTAACATCATTTTACCAATCAGCCAAAAGTCCGATTTTAACGTTCGATTGACATTTTTCACATTATGCATCGTCACTACGTAAGCCAACATCAAGATAAAAGCGACTTTCATTAATTCTGAAGGTTGGAATGTCGTTCCGCCAATACTGATCCAGTTTTTAGAACCGGTTTGTGATTCTAAATAAGGATCGTAAAATTTTAAAAGCAGTCCCATCATGACTAAACCAATCGCATAGAAGATAGGGGTCAATCGCCATAGAAGTTTGGAACTAAAATTCATAACAATTACAATACTGACACCACCGACTAAATACCATAAGCCTTGTTTCATAAGCATATTACCAATCTCTGGTCGGTTAGGATCATTGCTTAGCGCCACATAAAGTGACAATATGCCGATGATCGATAGAAGGAATACAGGTAAAATCACACCATAATCAATTCTATTATCTAAATTACGCATTAGTTTATTTTTATTCATTCGTCATCCCTTTTCCTTAAATCATACGCTTTTTATTATAACTTTCTATAGGCAGAAAAGAAAGTATAGTCTTAATGATTTTGGAAAAACTTTAAAGTACAAATTTAGGTTTACCCTTTCAACAAACTTTTCTATGTTCATTTAATTACATATTGCTTTGATACACTACAAAACTATATACTAAAATTTAAAGGGAGGTAAATAGGATTGAAAAATATTTATTTGTTAGTAATTAGTTTATTTTTATTATCGCTTAGTGGCTGTGGAAAACAGACCATTACAGAAAACAAAGCGCAAGACTTAGACGAACCATGGATTACACTTGATACAGATACAATTGAATCTGATGAAAATGGCCAATTTCAGATTACGGGAAAAGCCAAATATAGCAGTTTTTCTGCTAATGTCTTGCAAAATAGAAATGGTGTTCGTACCCAAGGAACACGAGGTGTTCTCAAAATAGATAAAGATGGGACATTTATTTGGAGAAATATTTTTATAGATGGTAAAGAACCTACAACTGATGTATCTTTTTCATCCTACAAAGAAAAAGAAAAGATTCAATATCAGATTAAAGTTGATTATAGTAAATTTGTTGCGAAACAGGAAGAAGATAAGTTAGCAGAAGAAGAAATCAACAGTGTAATGCCAACACTTTTAGAAGAAATCGTTGCATCGTCTGAAGATATGATTATCAATATTGAGAGAAAATATTATAGTTACAGAAGTTTACTAGTGACAGTTCCCTTAGATATAAAGTATGAACGTAATAATGTGAAGAAAAAATATATGGATACGATTGGTTTTCTAGTTCAAGACAAAACTGCCAGTACGTTGTATCCAAATAAAGAACAAATTCCTTACATCACATTTCGTTATGAAAAAACGGATGAAATTTTAGGTGCTACTGATTTGATCAACCGACGAAAATTTATTCTTTATGATGACGTTAATGATTGAGAATATTGAGTTAATAAAACACCAAATAGTATTGAGTCTCAATAACAAAACTTAAATCGTTTTGTTTAGTTTATTGGTCTTGACCCCATAGTTGCGGCCTACATCATCATAAGAATAGGATTATTTTACAACATCTAATACTTTTTCATATGCTTCAACTTGTGCGTATAAACGTTGGAGTTGCAACTCATTTTCAATATAATTGATCGAGTTCCCAAGATTTTCTTGACGTAACTTAGCATTACGGTCTAAGGCGTTTTTATTCTCGTTGAAAAAATTAAAGCATTCTCAAAAACGACTTATTTTTTAACTATATTTAAAATAAAAAAGCCCGTCCCATCAACGGCTAAAACATTGAGGAGTCAAGCTTTATCATTATGCCAGCTGCAGGGATCGAACCTGTGACCTATGCGTTACGAGTGCATTGCTCTACCAACTGAGCTAAGCTGGCAATACATTCAAAATTATAAGACTAAACCTACCTTTTGTAAAGGAAAAACGGTGCCTTTTTTTAAATAAAAGTAGTT
The DNA window shown above is from Enterococcus sp. 12C11_DIV0727 and carries:
- the hemH gene encoding ferrochelatase encodes the protein MSKKGIILVNLGTPDKPETKEVRAYLKRFLGDKRVIDTNRLIWLPVLHGIILRTRPKKSAALYQQIWQEAGSPLLIYTQSQTKQLQARFPDQVVRYAMSYSSPLIPEVLQEMHDLGVTDLTIIPLYPQYSTTTTAPIFDEVAKFYLKAEAIPSLHFIQSFYDEPLYIKALANQIKQALTERKIDKIVFSYHGIPVSYVEKGDHYLEHCQQTTQAVMEQVGDVSHISTFQSKFGPAEWLTPATDQTLKELPKQGAKNILILTPGFVSDCLETIEEIEKENYGYFMENGGEHFHYIHPFNADPIFIDILEKMIQK
- a CDS encoding MetQ/NlpA family ABC transporter substrate-binding protein, with translation MKKKLFGLAALAVVTFGLVACGGAKDKTTDSKSAGSAKESSVLKVGASASPHAEILEQVKPILKKEGVDLEIVQFDDYILPNKNLAEGDIDANYFQHIPYFNLQVKENKYDFANAGGIHIEPMGLYSKRIKDIKDLKDGATIITSNSESDWGRIITILQDADLVTVKDGVDLETATFEDIDKNPKNLKFIHNINPEVLTTTYNNDEADLVAINANFAYSAGLNPLKDSVLLEKDNSPYVNIVAVRSEDKDSDKIKKLVDALHSKEIQDWILEKWDGSVKPVDK
- a CDS encoding methionine ABC transporter permease, with the translated sequence MQQAAIDTLFMTVVAMIFVIIIGFLLGLLLYSLSRNKSPFAKICYSILSVVSNIFRSIPYIVLIILLMDFSRKLVGTGIGAKAAIPSLIVSAAPFYARLVEIAFREVDSGVLEAADAMGASKIQKIFKVLIPESTPALLSGVTLTTITMIGFTAMAGIIGGGGLGGLAYQEGFSRNNNTVTLVATVLILVIVFIIQFVGDQLVKRSDKR
- a CDS encoding methionine ABC transporter ATP-binding protein, which translates into the protein MPLIELQNVQKQFSGKSGQVTAVNDVSLTVDQGDIYGIVGYSGAGKSTLVRLLNGLELPTQGEVIIQGQNVAQMANRELRQFRKKIGMIFQHFNLLWSRTILENIMLPLELANVPKKVRKERAQELLSLVGLEGRGDAYPSQLSGGQKQRVGIARALANNPEILLCDEATSALDPQTTDEVLDLLLEINQTLNLTIVLITHEMHVIRKICNKVAVMEQGQIVEEGDVLEVFRHPKQAVTKRFVQQELEPKEDTEELLQELIKENPAGLVATLQFSGDNANEPVISQAIRQFAVDINVVQGQVQQAKEGAFGTLTVMITGTTSEIDKALAFFNEKEVVMEVIHRGE
- a CDS encoding glycine cleavage system protein H, giving the protein MAEELKIIDSLWLLKTDAGYKIGLTNEAQEDLGNITFATMPKVGQTLKKGDSLIELEAEKAVSEFSTPLSGTISAINEAAEQDPSTLDDPDQKNAWIAILTDIDEAELNQA
- a CDS encoding arsenate reductase family protein, whose protein sequence is MYTFFWYPKCSTCKKAKAWLDEHQVKYETIDMIENPPTAKQLASWMEQSDLPVRRFFNTSGIRYREQGLKDKVNDFSIKEASELLATDGMLIKRPIFVKGEQFLANGFKESDYKGATQ
- a CDS encoding FtsW/RodA/SpoVE family cell cycle protein; translation: MNKNKLMRNLDNRIDYGVILPVFLLSIIGILSLYVALSNDPNRPEIGNMLMKQGLWYLVGGVSIVIVMNFSSKLLWRLTPIFYAIGLVMMGLLLKFYDPYLESQTGSKNWISIGGTTFQPSELMKVAFILMLAYVVTMHNVKNVNRTLKSDFWLIGKMMLVTMPVIILILLQDDFGTMLVFLAIFGGVFLMSGITWKIILPTFLAALLIGAGTIYLVTTTTGREFLYSVGFKPYQFDRIDLWMNPFHHDPDRSFQPALAITAIGSGGLLGKGYNVSDVYVPVRESDMIFTVVGENFGFIGGCFIILLYFILIYRMIRVCFETNNEFYAYIATGIIMMILFHVFENIGANIGLLPLTGIPLPFISQGGSSILGNMLGVGLIMSMKYQKEATIEDY